The Silene latifolia isolate original U9 population unplaced genomic scaffold, ASM4854445v1 scaffold_159, whole genome shotgun sequence genome window below encodes:
- the LOC141637964 gene encoding protein-tyrosine sulfotransferase-like, with translation MDSTPFLFLLLILFFTASAFLPVNASSEDDFQLCESVVNKWATSQLNHEFKEDRHTLRDLLFFLHIPRTGGRIYFRCFLKKLYSNQLCPPSYDKLWFNPRKANCRLLVTHDDYSIMSKLPKEKTSVVTILRNPVDRVFSTYETSIEEAARFLVHSNLTSITQSARRLQNNSNVVSTEDIWPWKYLVPWMREDLFARRDARRLKKQNHVGHNDSYEMGDMTMPLRQYINDPIALDIVHNGETFQVDLSLLRFAS, from the exons atggaCTCCACTCCatttttgtttcttcttcttattctctTCTTCACTGCATCAG CCTTCCTGCCTGTGAATGCCTCTTCTGAAGATGATTTCCAGCTCTGTGAGAGTGTTGTAAATAAATGGGCAACTTCGCAACTAAATCATGAATTCAAAGAAGATAGGCATACACTCCGTGACCTATTGTTTTTCTTGCACATACCAAGGACGGGAGGACGAATTTATTTCCGCTG TTTCTTGAAGAAGCTGTACTCTAATCAGTTGTGCCCTCCTTCCTATGATAAATTGTGGTTCAACCCGAG GAAAGCAAACTGCAGGTTATTAGTTACTCATGATGATTATAGCATAATGTCGAAGCTACCCAAGGAAAAAACATCAGTTGTGACAATATTAAGGAATCCCGTTGATCGTGTATTCAGTACATATGAGACCTCAATTGAGGAAGCTGCTAGATTTTTGGTGCATTCTAATTTAACTTCTATAACACAATCGGCAAGACGTCTACAAAACAATAGCAATGTAGTTAGCACTGAAGACATATGGCCTTGGAAATATTTGGTTCCATGGATGAGGGAAGACCTGTTTGCTAGG AGAGATGCTAGGCGACTTAAGAAACAAAATCATGTTGGGCATAATGATTCATATGAGATGGGAGATATGACTATGCCACTGCGCCAGTACATCAACGATCCAATAGCTTTGGACATTGTTCACAATGGAGAGACTTTTCAGGTTGACCTATCCTTGTTAAGATTTGCATCTTAA